A genomic stretch from Solanum stenotomum isolate F172 chromosome 8, ASM1918654v1, whole genome shotgun sequence includes:
- the LOC125873989 gene encoding vacuolar protein sorting-associated protein 2 homolog 3-like yields the protein MHTISVNIEGIEKEISALQSEEKKLVAEIKRTAKTGNETATKVLARQLIWLRQQIANLQGSRAQMRGIATHAQAISAQSSVAAGMKGATKAMTAMNKQMDPAKQAKVMQDFQRQSAQLDMTTEMMSDAIDDAIDDDDEAEEETEDLANQVIDEIGIDVASQLSAAPKGKIAGKRTEESSRFVFIFF from the exons ATGCACACAATCTCTGTTAATATAGAGG GTATTGAGAAGGAAATTTCTGCTTTACAATCAGAG gaaaaaaaacttgttgctGAAATAAAAAGGACTGCTAAAACTGGAAATGAG ACAGCAACAAAAGTTCTAGCACGTCAGTTAATCTGGCTTAGACAGCAAATAGCCAACTTGCAAGGTAGTCGGGCCCAAATGAGAGGTATAGCGACTCACGCACAG GCAATATCTGCCCAATCTTCGGTTGCTGCAGGCATGAAAGGAGCCACTAAGGCTATGACTGCTATGAATAAG CAAATGGACCCTGCAAAGCAAGCGAAGGTGATGCAAGATTTCCAGAGGCAATCAGCTCAATTGGATATGACG ACTGAAATGATGTCAGATGCCATAGATGATGCTATAGATGATGACGACGAAGCAGAAGAGGAAACTGAAGATTTGGCAAATCAG GTCATTGATGAAATTGGAATTGATGTTGCCTCACAG TTGTCAGCGGCTCCCAAGGGCAAAATTGCTGGAAAAAGGACTGAGGAATCAAGCAGGTTCGTCTTCATTTTCTTCTGA
- the LOC125873262 gene encoding receptor-like protein 9DC3, whose protein sequence is MMIVSSKIFSSLRFFTLLSLFAVTFASTEQAIALLKWKATFKNQNNSLLASWTPSSNTCEDYFNACTDWYGVICFNGRVNTLTITNSSVIGTLYAFPFSSLPFLENLDLNMNNFSGTIPPEIGNLTNLVFLNLNINQFSGSIPASLGNLSNLSVLYLYDNHFSGSIPLEIGYLRSLSKLSLGMNSLNGSIPASLGNLSNLSVLYLYDNHFSGSIPLEIGYLRSLSKLSLGMNSLNGSIPASLGNLSNLSVLYLYDNHFSGSIPLEIGYLRSLTELELSSNSLNGSIPASLGNLSNLSGLYLHNNHLSGSIPASLGNLSNLSGYLRSLSFLHLSNNSLNGSIPASLGNLRNLQTLILSDNNLTGEIPSSVCNLTSLKVLFMSRNNLTGKVPQCLGNISGLQALMMSHNNFSGEIPSSISNLTSLQILDLGRNNLEGAIPQCFGNISSLQVFDMQNNKLSGTLPTNFSIGSSLIGLNFHGNELEGEIPRSLANCKKLQVLDLGDNHLNDTFPMWLGTLPELRVLRLTSNKLHGPIRSSGAEIMFPDLRIIDLSNNAFSKDLPTSLFQHLKGMTTIDQTIKVPNYEGGGFYYQDSVVVVTKGLKLEVVKILSLYTVIDLSNNKFEGRIPSVLGDLIALRVLNMSHNGLKGHIPLSLGNLSVVESLDLSFNQLSGEIPQQLASLTSLEFLNLSHNYLQGCIPQGPQFHTFENSSFDGNDGLRGFPVSKGCGNDPVSETNYTVSALEDQERNSEFFNDFWKAALMGYGSGLCIGLSIIYFLISTGNLRWLARIIEELEHKIIMRRRKKQRGQGNYRGRNNRF, encoded by the exons atgaTGATCGTTTCCAGCAAAATATTCTCTTCACTTCGGTTTTTCACTCTTTTATCTCTCTTTGCAGTTACTTTTGCTTCCACTGAGCAAGCAATTGCCCTCTTGAAATGGAAAGCAACTTTCAAGAACCAGAATAATTCCTTATTGGCTTCATGGACGCCGAGTTCTAATACATGTGAAGACTA TTTTAATGCATGCACGGACTGGTATGGAGTTATATGCTTTAATGGGAGGGTAAACACGTTGACTATTACAAATTCTAGTGTCATTGGTACACTCTATGCTTTTCCGTTTTCATCCCTcccttttcttgaaaatcttgatCTTAACATGAACAATTTCTCAGGCACCATTCCACCTGAGATTGGTAATCTCACTAATCTCGTCTTTCTTAACTTGAACATCAATCAGTTTTC TGGCTCTATTCCTGCTTCATTGGGGAATTTGAGCAACTTGTCTGTTTTGTATCTTTATGATAATCACTTTTCTGGCTCTATTCCTCTAGAGATAGGTTACCTAAGGTCTCTTTCTAAGCTATCTTTGGGTATGAACTCTCTTAATGGCTCTATTCCTGCTTCATTGGGGAATTTGAGCAACTTGTCTGTTTTGTATCTTTATGATAATCACTTTTCTGGCTCTATTCCTCTAGAGATAGGTTACCTAAGGTCTCTTTCTAAGCTATCTTTGGGTATGAACTCTCTTAATGGCTCTATTCCTGCTTCATTGGGGAATTTGAGCAACTTGTCTGTTTTGTATCTTTATGATAATCACTTTTCTGGCTCTATTCCTCTAGAGATAGGTTACCTAAGGTCTCTTACTGAGCTAGAATTGAGTAGTAACTCGCTTAATGGCTCTATTCCTGCATCATTGGGGAATTTGAGCAACTTGTCTGGTTTGTATCTTCATAATAATCACCTTTCTGGCTCTATTCCTGCATCATTGGGGAATTTGAGCAACTTGTCTG GTTACCTAAGGTCTCTTAGTTTCCTACATTTGAGTAATAACTCTCTTAATGGCTCTATTCCTGCTTCATTGGGGAATTTGAGAAATCTGCAAACTCTGATTCTCAGTGATAACAATCTCACTGGGGAGATTCCTTCATCAGTGTGCAATCTGACATCACTGAAAGTGTTGTTTATGTCGAGAAACAACTTGACAGGAAAAGTTCCACAATGTTTGGGTAATATCAGCGGCCTCCAGGCTTTGATGATGTCACATAATAATTTCAGTGGAGAGATCCCTTCatctatttccaatttaacaTCACTACAAATTCTAGATTTGGGCAGAAACAATCTGGAGGGAGCAATTCCACAATGTTTTGGCAATATTAGTAGCCTCCAGGTTTTTGATATGCAGAATAACAAACTTTCTGGGACTCTTCCAACAAATTTTAGCATTGGAAGTTCACTTATAGGTCTCAACTTTCATGGCAATGAACTCGAGGGGGAAATCCCTCGATCTTTGGCCAATTGCAAAAAGCTGCAAGTTCTTGACCTAGGAGATAATCATCTCAATGACACATTCCCCATGTGGTTGGGAACTTTGCCAGAGCTGAGAGTTTTAAGATTGACATCGAATAAATTGCATGGACCCATAAGATCTTCAGGTGCTGAAATCATGTTTCCTGATCTTCGAATCATAGATCTCTCTAACAATGCCTTCTCGAAAGACTTACCAACGAGTCTGTTTCAACATTTGAAAGGCATGACGACTATTGATCAAACAATAAAGGTACCAAATTATGAAGGAGGTGGATTCTACTACCAAGACTCGGTGGTTGTTGTAACAAAGGGATTGaagcttgaagttgtgaaaaTTTTGTCTTTGTACACAGTTATTGATCTTTCAAACAATAAATTTGAAGGACGTATTCCTAGTGTTCTAGGAGATCTCATAGCTCTTCGGGTATTGAATATGTCTCATAATGGATTGAAAGGTCATATACCACTATCACTTGGAAATTTATCTGTAGTGGAGTCCTTAGACCTTTCGTTTAACCAGCTTTCGGGAGAGATACCACAACAACTTGCTTCTCTTACGTCTCTTGAATTCTTAAATCTCTCCCACAATTATCTCCAAGGATGCATCCCTCAAGGACCCCAATTTCATACCTTTGAGAACAGTTCATTTGATGGTAATGATGGATTACGTGGATTCCCCGTTTCAAAAGGTTGTGGCAATGATCCTGTGTCAGAGACAAACTATACAGTGTCTGCGCTAGAAGATCAAGAAAGAAATTCTgaatttttcaatgatttttggaAAGCCGCTCTGATGGGCTATGGCAGTGGACTATGCATTGGCTTATCCATAATATATTTCTTGATCTCAACTGGAAATCTAAGATGGCTTGCAAGAATCATTGAAGAACTGGAACACAAAATTATCATGCGAAGGAGAAAGAAGCAGCGAGGCCAAGGGAATTACAGAGGAAGAAATAATCGCTTCTAA